In Lactococcus paracarnosus, a genomic segment contains:
- a CDS encoding ATP-binding protein, whose translation MNKRNGIVAFHGNLMLRSNLDVYAMYEVPETIINTVDITLKNEYKDLVADTLSDLEVFGGFELSTIPFSTKATHNYQFLEQDLAEDTKPFALYTMRRQAEELEKQIGKVEQDKYFLTIPLRNNHVTFDFRDGLKTAITDFSNKVMASIGSSITFDDDWYERFEALNHEIYQGLLPLNAYIPKEDQTIFINNRQYSRGMWVDKELEVIQVQNDISNFGSSKVGFEHHGLITLSDGAQKTYLAILPITVPPANLSYNHFMEKRRLLGFETEVETKAIFAKKNGFNSMLQRANRAKQKHSKTNYDIAMRNGIVRDEIGQAEALSEDLVKKSNRGEKVISYLHSLFIYDDDSDRLQEKIKIAMRNFKKWQIKLARAKDDQVYLFYKHRLTEPLFENERRYLQTTTMAGFAESLFFTGQKVGSDVGFYMGRVDSRAERWSGGLKEALENSKNCVYYNLLQANKLDVEGKISFDGLVKVTGQMGMGKSFFVKQTFIMNSILKTKVLYFDPKAEVRRQFLKILHDYESKGLYPEICDYIKQIHFVTVDAKKSENHGVLDPLVFLTGQEAKNLIVSMIGEFYDLKQNEQFEKELLQMIEKYLILRENGEKVGTKNIMEALTKSQTDRVRITAELLLEKMSNSTLSLCFSDGQNEAISMSKRITIIEVTGLELPTSETNITENQRQSLVALYALGQFCYKFGSENKKETITFIDEAWFFNITDVGKEIIMKMRRTGRSFNNFLVFVSQSHRDSNTSIDDTGFGTLFSFNSPTEVDLILDTHGIVKSEETRKWVSSMSMGQCLFTDPFGRTERITIDGIVAELNPLCDTIETELVAI comes from the coding sequence TTGAATAAAAGAAATGGGATTGTTGCTTTTCACGGCAATTTGATGTTACGGTCAAATCTTGATGTCTATGCAATGTATGAAGTTCCCGAAACAATTATTAATACAGTAGATATTACATTGAAAAATGAATATAAGGACTTGGTAGCTGATACCTTATCTGATTTAGAAGTTTTCGGTGGCTTTGAACTCTCAACGATTCCATTTTCTACTAAAGCCACACATAATTATCAATTTTTAGAACAAGACTTAGCAGAAGATACCAAACCATTTGCTTTATACACGATGAGAAGACAAGCTGAGGAGTTGGAAAAACAAATCGGTAAAGTAGAACAAGACAAGTATTTTCTGACGATACCGCTTAGAAATAATCATGTCACGTTTGATTTTAGAGATGGCCTAAAAACAGCGATCACTGATTTCTCAAATAAAGTGATGGCAAGTATCGGGTCAAGTATAACCTTTGATGACGATTGGTATGAACGTTTTGAAGCACTCAATCATGAAATTTATCAAGGCTTGTTACCGCTTAATGCTTACATACCAAAAGAAGACCAAACAATATTTATTAATAACCGTCAATATTCACGTGGTATGTGGGTTGACAAAGAACTTGAAGTGATTCAAGTTCAAAATGATATCAGTAATTTTGGTAGTTCAAAAGTTGGTTTTGAACATCACGGTTTGATTACTTTATCTGACGGTGCGCAAAAAACCTACTTAGCCATTCTACCGATTACTGTACCACCTGCTAATCTGTCTTATAACCATTTTATGGAAAAAAGACGCTTATTAGGGTTTGAAACAGAAGTAGAAACAAAAGCTATCTTTGCTAAAAAGAATGGCTTCAACTCTATGCTACAACGTGCTAACCGTGCTAAACAAAAGCATAGTAAGACAAACTATGATATTGCCATGAGAAATGGGATTGTTCGTGATGAAATTGGTCAAGCAGAAGCCCTTTCAGAAGATTTAGTCAAAAAATCAAATCGTGGCGAGAAAGTTATTTCTTATCTTCATTCACTATTTATCTATGATGATGATTCTGACCGCTTACAAGAAAAGATAAAAATTGCCATGCGTAATTTTAAAAAATGGCAAATTAAATTGGCACGTGCAAAAGATGACCAAGTTTATCTCTTTTACAAACATAGATTGACTGAGCCGTTATTTGAAAATGAACGTAGATACTTACAGACAACGACAATGGCAGGCTTTGCGGAAAGTCTGTTTTTTACTGGTCAAAAAGTAGGGTCTGATGTTGGTTTTTATATGGGTCGTGTTGATTCGAGGGCTGAGCGATGGTCTGGTGGCTTGAAAGAAGCACTTGAAAATTCAAAAAACTGTGTCTACTACAATCTGTTACAAGCTAACAAATTAGATGTAGAGGGAAAAATCAGTTTTGATGGACTTGTTAAAGTAACAGGTCAAATGGGTATGGGTAAATCTTTCTTTGTTAAGCAAACATTCATCATGAATAGTATCTTAAAAACGAAAGTCCTCTACTTTGACCCTAAAGCAGAAGTCCGAAGACAATTTCTTAAGATTTTACATGACTATGAAAGTAAAGGTCTTTACCCTGAAATTTGTGATTATATCAAACAAATTCATTTTGTAACAGTTGACGCTAAAAAATCAGAAAATCATGGTGTGCTTGATCCACTTGTATTTTTGACAGGACAGGAAGCTAAAAACTTGATTGTCTCTATGATAGGCGAATTTTACGATTTGAAACAAAATGAACAGTTTGAAAAAGAACTCTTACAGATGATTGAGAAATATCTTATTTTACGTGAAAATGGCGAAAAAGTAGGTACTAAAAATATCATGGAAGCCCTCACTAAGAGTCAAACGGATAGAGTGAGAATTACTGCTGAGTTACTACTTGAAAAAATGAGTAACTCTACTTTATCTCTTTGTTTCTCGGACGGTCAAAATGAAGCAATCAGTATGTCAAAACGGATCACAATTATTGAAGTTACTGGTCTTGAATTACCGACGAGTGAAACGAATATCACTGAAAACCAAAGACAGTCTCTGGTTGCGCTATACGCTTTAGGACAATTCTGTTACAAATTTGGCTCTGAGAATAAGAAAGAAACAATAACCTTTATTGATGAAGCGTGGTTCTTTAATATCACTGATGTTGGTAAAGAAATTATTATGAAAATGAGACGGACAGGTCGCTCATTTAATAATTTCTTGGTCTTTGTCTCTCAATCTCATAGAGACTCAAATACGAGTATAGATGACACTGGTTTTGGTACATTATTTAGCTTTAACTCGCCAACTGAGGTGGATCTAATCTTAGATACACATGGTATTGTCAAGTCAGAAGAAACACGTAAATGGGTGTCTAGTATGTCTATGGGTCAATGTCTCTTTACTGATCCGTTTGGACGAACTGAACGGATTACAATTGACGGTATCGTGGCTGAACTCAATCCATTGTGTGACACAATCGAAACAGAATTAGTTGCTATCTAA
- a CDS encoding tyrosine-type recombinase/integrase, producing MRDIKIGSIWVEKSKTIGKYVWRMRYENPITFKEEKISVTLTSKSKQAGNQAKSLMLDKIKHKLKKQSTIVDTPSEFILFSDVIDIWLEDQVRKIKHSTLMTRTRYCNILKRDFKDKQIGEFSPLMIQRYFNKMPYTRRTLMTYFGIFKQIMDFAFRLDFIKVDMMKKVKLSVPPITLEDINKESKKLFSYDELKQIFSLMIRPDCHRNAMILEFLFLTGLRYGELASLTWQDYFLKEKYIDVNSTLDYSGGGVTVKRHTTPKTLASNRKVYLSKRAIEIIDFFEFDNNRLLLNANHFVNYGYIFPSRTGNPVSWRDLGRSFKMFGERAGFDKKFTPHSLRHSHITYLVESGANQVAIMERVGHSDPTITTRIYTHTTDKMREKLVGMIDNPD from the coding sequence ATGCGAGATATAAAAATAGGTAGTATTTGGGTTGAAAAGTCAAAAACTATTGGAAAATATGTATGGAGAATGCGGTATGAAAATCCGATAACGTTCAAAGAAGAAAAAATTTCAGTTACACTTACTTCAAAAAGTAAGCAGGCTGGGAATCAGGCAAAAAGTTTAATGCTTGATAAAATTAAGCATAAACTTAAAAAGCAAAGTACGATAGTTGATACGCCAAGCGAGTTTATACTTTTTTCTGATGTGATTGATATTTGGTTGGAAGACCAAGTTCGCAAGATAAAACATTCTACGCTTATGACACGTACAAGATATTGTAATATCTTAAAGAGGGATTTTAAAGACAAGCAAATTGGAGAATTTTCTCCCTTAATGATTCAGCGATATTTTAATAAAATGCCTTATACTCGTAGAACTTTAATGACCTATTTTGGTATCTTTAAACAAATCATGGATTTTGCTTTTAGATTAGACTTTATCAAAGTTGACATGATGAAAAAAGTTAAACTAAGTGTTCCACCTATTACGCTAGAAGATATTAATAAAGAGAGTAAAAAGTTGTTTAGTTATGATGAGTTAAAGCAGATATTTAGCTTAATGATTAGACCTGATTGCCATAGAAATGCTATGATTTTAGAATTTTTATTTTTGACAGGCTTACGTTATGGTGAATTAGCATCACTTACTTGGCAAGACTATTTTTTGAAAGAAAAATATATTGATGTGAACAGTACTTTAGATTATTCAGGTGGCGGTGTTACTGTAAAAAGGCATACAACGCCAAAAACGCTAGCTTCGAATAGGAAAGTTTACTTATCAAAACGAGCAATTGAGATCATTGATTTTTTTGAGTTTGATAACAATAGGCTATTGTTAAATGCAAATCATTTTGTTAATTATGGGTATATTTTCCCTAGCAGAACAGGAAACCCTGTCTCTTGGAGAGATTTAGGTAGAAGTTTCAAAATGTTTGGTGAGCGAGCTGGATTTGATAAAAAATTTACTCCGCACTCATTACGACACTCACATATTACCTATCTCGTTGAATCTGGTGCAAATCAAGTTGCAATTATGGAACGTGTCGGACATTCAGACCCCACAATCACGACAAGAATTTACACACATACTACAGATAAAATGCGAGAAAAACTTGTTGGAATGATAGATAATCCAGATTGA
- a CDS encoding thymidine kinase, giving the protein MAKLYFKYGTMNSGKSIEILKVAHNYEEQGKPVVIMTSAIDNRDEIGVVSSRIGMREKAVPIDDHLDVFDYVADLSPKPFCIMIDEAQFLSKKNIYDFAKVVDELGIPVMAFGLKNDFQNQLFEGSKYLLLLADKIEEIKTICWFCSKKATMVLRTKDGEPVYEGSQIQIGGNDSYLPVCRKHWFKPDLEKMKEMK; this is encoded by the coding sequence GTGGCAAAATTATATTTTAAATACGGCACGATGAATAGTGGCAAGTCGATTGAAATCTTGAAAGTGGCACACAACTATGAAGAGCAGGGAAAACCTGTTGTCATCATGACGAGTGCGATTGATAATAGAGATGAAATCGGTGTCGTGAGTAGTCGAATCGGGATGCGAGAAAAAGCAGTACCGATAGATGACCATCTTGACGTATTTGACTATGTCGCTGACCTGTCACCAAAACCGTTTTGTATCATGATAGATGAAGCACAGTTTCTCAGTAAAAAAAATATTTATGATTTTGCTAAGGTTGTCGATGAACTGGGCATTCCAGTGATGGCCTTTGGTCTTAAAAATGATTTTCAAAATCAGCTATTTGAAGGTAGTAAATATCTACTCTTATTGGCTGACAAAATCGAAGAGATTAAGACAATCTGTTGGTTCTGTAGCAAAAAAGCAACTATGGTCTTACGCACAAAAGATGGAGAGCCAGTCTATGAAGGCAGTCAGATCCAAATAGGTGGCAATGATAGCTATCTTCCGGTTTGTCGCAAGCACTGGTTTAAGCCAGATTTAGAAAAAATGAAGGAAATGAAATAA
- a CDS encoding helix-turn-helix domain-containing protein, protein MIENFARNLTRLRQMKNISQLELADHIGVGKATISKIELGTGYPTFSNLDKIARYFNATAPQLFGTELEIQLEISHDNIDEYVKKATMILEARNAIPEILLFQEKINNMKRSEKI, encoded by the coding sequence ATGATAGAAAATTTTGCTAGAAATTTAACTCGATTACGACAAATGAAAAATATTAGTCAATTGGAACTGGCAGATCATATTGGGGTTGGGAAAGCTACAATATCTAAAATTGAATTGGGTACAGGTTATCCAACTTTTTCAAATTTAGATAAAATAGCTCGCTACTTTAATGCAACTGCTCCCCAATTATTTGGTACTGAGTTGGAAATTCAACTAGAAATAAGTCATGATAATATTGATGAGTATGTCAAGAAAGCGACTATGATTTTAGAAGCTAGAAATGCAATACCTGAAATTTTATTATTTCAAGAAAAAATAAATAATATGAAAAGGAGTGAAAAAATTTGA
- the prfA gene encoding peptide chain release factor 1: protein MFDQLQIMADRYEELGELLSDPEVVTDTKRFMALSKEEASLRETVAAYERYVTVTTGISDAEEMLSDSSLEAEESDMFKEELKDLKNEKKALEEDIKILLLPKDPNDEKNIILEIRGAAGGDEAALFAGDLLSMYQKYSENQGWKFEILESNVTEIGGIKEVSVMISGNSVYSKLKYESGAHRVQRVPKTETQGRVHTSTATVLVMPEIEDFDINIDPKDLRIDIYHASGAGGQNVNKVATAVRMVHVPTGIKVEMQEERNQQKNRDKAMKIINARVYDHFAQIEQDKNDEMRKSTIGTGDRSERIRTYNFPQNRVTDHRIGLTLQKLDAIISGKLGDVIDALILSDQAQKLEDLKQ from the coding sequence ATGTTTGACCAGTTACAAATAATGGCAGATCGCTATGAAGAGTTGGGTGAATTACTCAGTGACCCTGAGGTTGTTACCGATACAAAACGCTTTATGGCCTTATCTAAAGAAGAAGCGTCATTACGTGAAACAGTTGCTGCTTATGAGCGCTATGTTACAGTTACGACGGGGATTTCTGATGCCGAGGAAATGCTATCAGATTCAAGCTTGGAAGCAGAAGAGTCTGATATGTTCAAGGAAGAACTGAAAGACCTTAAAAACGAGAAAAAGGCATTAGAAGAAGACATTAAAATCTTACTTTTACCCAAGGATCCAAATGATGAAAAAAATATCATCTTGGAAATTCGTGGTGCTGCAGGTGGTGATGAAGCTGCCCTTTTTGCAGGAGATCTCTTATCGATGTATCAAAAATACTCTGAGAATCAGGGCTGGAAATTTGAAATATTAGAGTCAAATGTGACAGAAATCGGTGGGATTAAAGAAGTATCCGTGATGATTTCAGGGAACTCTGTCTACTCAAAATTAAAATATGAAAGTGGGGCACATCGTGTCCAACGTGTCCCAAAAACAGAAACACAGGGGCGTGTTCATACCTCAACAGCAACCGTACTTGTTATGCCTGAGATAGAAGATTTCGATATTAACATCGATCCGAAAGATCTTAGAATAGATATTTACCACGCATCTGGTGCTGGTGGACAGAATGTCAATAAAGTTGCGACTGCTGTACGTATGGTCCATGTACCAACGGGTATCAAAGTGGAGATGCAAGAAGAACGTAACCAGCAGAAAAATAGAGATAAGGCGATGAAAATTATCAACGCTCGTGTCTATGACCACTTCGCACAGATCGAACAAGATAAGAATGATGAGATGCGTAAGTCAACGATTGGGACAGGAGATCGCTCAGAACGTATTCGTACCTATAATTTCCCGCAAAACCGCGTGACAGACCATCGGATTGGCTTGACGCTACAAAAGCTAGATGCCATCATTTCAGGTAAGCTTGGCGATGTGATTGATGCCTTGATTTTGTCTGATCAAGCGCAAAAACTTGAGGACTTGAAACAGTGA
- a CDS encoding conjugal transfer protein → MSKQEEVYYELSDIATETRIRVSDLIIVAKELAFGDVKPDDLFTLSEAKRLIARFDEKQKDPEIVPEKEKKGLLKAIKTKKDKLLPPKADNTKKQTVEFASKPKKKFTLKGSGTFKSKVIVYGTIATLLALSAGSLTLSIMVKSKALSRPHVSAEVDKRLLSETDNKVNVYMTSFIKTYFNYSMQNAGDYSKNLTQYFGNNVSMTYLPENKSDMKLVSSTLLKIENNVAVYVVTYQVKEKPDDKDSKWLDKSVEFNVPFASKNDTFYVSDTPFVTALSELQGKNTKKQALTKQTEDYTEKESKKFDTFLEAFFTAYTTDDKTLATMSADIVGIKGYKFDKLLYTYYAKGSSGTTNAVVTLSFKDSLGSVHKENFELVVKKNGDTWFVKTLTHGVSQNYFKVEKEK, encoded by the coding sequence TTGAGTAAACAAGAAGAAGTTTACTATGAATTAAGTGATATTGCTACTGAGACAAGAATTAGGGTAAGTGACTTAATCATAGTTGCTAAAGAATTAGCGTTTGGAGATGTCAAACCTGACGACTTATTTACTTTATCAGAAGCTAAACGATTGATTGCACGTTTTGATGAGAAACAGAAAGATCCTGAAATAGTACCTGAAAAGGAAAAAAAGGGGCTGTTAAAAGCAATCAAGACTAAAAAAGACAAGTTACTACCACCTAAAGCAGATAATACAAAGAAACAAACGGTTGAGTTTGCCAGTAAACCTAAGAAAAAGTTCACACTTAAAGGGTCTGGTACTTTCAAAAGCAAGGTCATTGTCTATGGCACGATCGCAACGCTATTAGCTTTGTCTGCGGGGTCACTGACTTTATCTATCATGGTAAAGTCAAAAGCCCTATCAAGACCTCATGTATCAGCGGAGGTAGATAAGCGCTTATTGAGTGAAACAGACAATAAAGTCAATGTCTATATGACTAGCTTTATCAAAACATATTTCAATTATAGTATGCAAAATGCAGGAGACTATTCAAAAAATCTGACACAATACTTTGGAAACAATGTAAGCATGACTTATCTACCTGAAAATAAAAGTGATATGAAACTAGTCTCTAGTACCTTGCTAAAGATTGAAAACAATGTGGCTGTCTATGTTGTGACTTATCAAGTCAAAGAAAAACCTGATGACAAAGATAGTAAATGGCTTGATAAATCAGTAGAATTTAACGTACCGTTTGCTAGTAAAAATGATACATTTTACGTGTCAGATACACCATTTGTGACGGCTTTAAGTGAGCTACAAGGAAAAAATACGAAAAAACAGGCTTTGACTAAACAAACAGAAGATTATACTGAAAAAGAATCTAAAAAGTTTGATACGTTCTTGGAAGCCTTTTTCACTGCCTATACCACTGATGATAAAACACTTGCGACAATGAGTGCTGATATTGTTGGTATAAAAGGCTATAAGTTTGATAAGTTACTTTACACTTATTATGCGAAAGGGTCATCTGGTACAACAAACGCAGTTGTGACACTCTCTTTCAAAGATAGTCTCGGGTCAGTTCATAAAGAAAACTTTGAGCTAGTTGTCAAGAAAAATGGCGACACTTGGTTTGTCAAAACATTAACGCATGGTGTCTCACAAAATTATTTTAAAGTAGAAAAGGAAAAATAA
- a CDS encoding phage tail tip lysozyme: MKKKKHLFLIGMFIIPIFFIILMSVIAGGVTGNADSFSSSAGSLNITPKELATKANISEEKAKNVIDIANYLMSKERFSIQGASGALAVAERESGFDPEAENIGGGVAGIFQWSGWSNTVNGNRWAKAESRTLSMDVELKLVSTELNGAYKKTKDLVSVSTDPRQASLDWSQYYEGVALSDGQTKADKLQDDAQKWYDLLKDHVGFTNNSSGEAVNGVMSASIPNGWEVDTPYSGQAYNGSASYPQGQCTWYVYNRGYQLGIKFDSFMGNGGDWATKAGYSVSHEPKLHTALSFVQGQAGSDPVYGHVAFVELVKDDGSVLISEMNVTGLPPLTVSYRTFSADEAKQFWYVEGK, translated from the coding sequence ATGAAAAAGAAAAAACATTTATTCCTGATAGGTATGTTTATTATACCTATCTTTTTTATTATCTTAATGAGTGTCATTGCGGGTGGTGTGACTGGTAATGCGGATAGTTTTTCAAGCTCTGCAGGCAGTCTAAATATCACACCAAAAGAATTGGCAACTAAAGCTAATATTTCAGAAGAAAAAGCTAAAAACGTTATTGATATAGCTAACTATCTTATGAGTAAAGAAAGGTTTTCTATTCAAGGTGCAAGTGGTGCTTTAGCAGTTGCGGAACGTGAATCCGGATTCGATCCAGAAGCTGAAAATATCGGTGGTGGTGTAGCGGGTATCTTCCAGTGGTCAGGTTGGTCTAATACTGTTAATGGTAATCGTTGGGCTAAAGCTGAAAGTAGAACACTTTCAATGGACGTTGAGTTGAAACTTGTGTCTACTGAATTAAACGGTGCATACAAGAAAACAAAAGACTTAGTAAGCGTTTCTACAGACCCTAGACAAGCTAGTTTAGATTGGTCACAGTATTACGAGGGTGTCGCTTTAAGTGATGGTCAGACAAAGGCTGATAAGCTACAAGATGACGCTCAAAAATGGTATGACCTGCTTAAAGACCATGTAGGCTTCACTAATAATTCGAGTGGCGAAGCAGTAAATGGTGTCATGTCCGCAAGCATTCCAAACGGTTGGGAAGTAGACACACCCTATAGCGGTCAAGCTTATAATGGCTCTGCTTCTTACCCACAAGGACAATGTACGTGGTACGTGTATAACAGGGGGTATCAGCTAGGCATCAAGTTTGATAGTTTCATGGGCAATGGTGGTGATTGGGCAACTAAGGCGGGGTATTCGGTGTCTCATGAGCCTAAACTTCATACAGCATTGAGCTTTGTACAAGGTCAAGCGGGATCAGACCCAGTATACGGTCATGTAGCCTTTGTAGAACTAGTCAAAGATGACGGTAGTGTCTTGATTTCAGAAATGAATGTGACAGGACTACCACCACTTACAGTGTCTTATAGAACTTTTTCGGCTGATGAAGCTAAACAATTTTGGTATGTAGAGGGAAAATAA